The Mammaliicoccus sciuri genome window below encodes:
- a CDS encoding RluA family pseudouridine synthase, producing MKVLQYRATSSMTLKTFLYDKGISKKSLSAIKQNGALLVNKKHVTVRKEIHEGDEIDVHLPNETPSHNLEPFTFDLKILFEDEWFIIVSKPAMMNTAPSREHPHHSLVEAVLSHMIMNGERTIPHIVTRLDRGTSGIVIFAKHQLLHHMVSNTTISKYYVALVHGAVEPKKGVIKAPIARAKHSIIEREVSEEGKFALTEYEYLDGDAENSMLKLQLFTGRTHQIRVHLAHIGYPIIGDSLYGFEDGQYEHQLLQCYHIEFEHPITLKQLHIVDEMHYNLCGVGMI from the coding sequence ATGAAAGTATTACAATATAGAGCAACTTCTTCAATGACTTTGAAGACATTCTTATATGATAAAGGCATTTCTAAAAAGAGTTTAAGCGCCATTAAGCAGAATGGCGCTTTATTAGTGAACAAAAAACACGTTACCGTTAGAAAAGAAATTCATGAAGGTGATGAAATTGATGTTCATTTACCAAATGAAACTCCTAGTCATAATTTAGAACCATTTACATTTGATTTAAAAATTTTATTTGAAGATGAATGGTTTATTATCGTTTCTAAACCTGCCATGATGAATACTGCACCTTCTAGAGAACATCCTCATCATAGTTTAGTTGAAGCGGTGTTAAGCCATATGATAATGAATGGTGAGCGAACGATTCCACATATTGTGACACGTTTAGATCGCGGTACAAGTGGTATAGTTATATTTGCGAAGCATCAATTATTACATCATATGGTTTCAAATACAACAATTAGTAAATACTATGTTGCACTTGTTCACGGGGCTGTTGAACCGAAGAAAGGTGTTATTAAAGCACCAATCGCACGTGCTAAACATTCTATTATAGAAAGAGAAGTTTCTGAAGAAGGTAAGTTTGCACTTACAGAATATGAATATTTAGATGGTGATGCTGAAAATAGCATGCTTAAATTACAGTTGTTTACAGGTAGAACACATCAAATAAGAGTGCATCTCGCACATATTGGATATCCTATTATAGGGGATAGTTTATATGGATTTGAAGATGGTCAATATGAGCATCAATTACTGCAGTGCTATCATATAGAATTTGAACATCCTATTACTTTGAAACAATTGCATATTGTTGATGAAATGCACTATAACCTATGCGGTGTAGGTATGATATAA
- a CDS encoding NAD kinase, with protein sequence MKYNILSKGDSKSNALMYKMKNHMNDFNMVEDKESPDIVISVGGDGTLLQAFHQYSHMLGDVSFVGVHTGHLGFYADWLPHEVEKLIIEINNSTYQVIEYPLLEVIIRYKKGGYETRYLALNEATIKTDNGATLVVDLVLRGEQFERFRGDGLCVSTPSGSTAYNKALGGALIHPSLEAMQIAEIASINNRVFRTVGSPLVLPKHHVCHIHPVNSDTLQVTIDHVNVKHKNIESIQYRVANEKVRFARFRPFPFWKRVHDSFISNED encoded by the coding sequence TTGAAGTATAATATATTATCAAAAGGTGATTCAAAATCGAATGCTTTAATGTATAAGATGAAAAATCATATGAATGACTTTAATATGGTTGAAGACAAAGAATCACCCGATATCGTAATTTCTGTTGGTGGAGATGGTACTTTATTACAAGCATTTCACCAATATAGTCATATGTTAGGTGATGTCAGTTTCGTAGGTGTACATACTGGGCATTTAGGTTTCTATGCTGATTGGTTGCCACATGAAGTTGAAAAACTCATTATTGAAATTAACAATTCAACTTATCAAGTTATAGAATATCCATTATTAGAAGTGATTATTCGTTATAAAAAAGGCGGATATGAAACGAGATATTTAGCTTTAAATGAAGCGACAATTAAAACAGATAATGGTGCAACACTAGTCGTAGATCTAGTATTAAGAGGCGAGCAGTTTGAAAGATTTAGAGGTGATGGTTTATGTGTATCAACACCATCTGGTTCAACAGCTTATAATAAAGCTTTAGGTGGAGCACTTATACATCCATCACTAGAAGCTATGCAAATAGCTGAAATAGCTTCTATTAATAACCGTGTCTTTAGAACAGTCGGTTCTCCGCTTGTACTACCTAAACATCACGTTTGTCATATACATCCTGTAAATAGCGATACATTACAAGTTACGATTGATCATGTAAATGTTAAACATAAAAATATTGAATCGATTCAATATAGAGTAGCAAATGAAAAAGTCCGCTTTGCGAGATTTAGACCATTTCCTTTCTGGAAAAGAGTGCATGATTCATTTATTTCGAATGAGGATTAA
- a CDS encoding GTP pyrophosphokinase, translating into MNQWEEFLAPYKQAIDELKIKLKGLRKQYESLDKPSPIEFVTGRVKPISSIIDKANQRNIPFDRLREEMYDIAGLRMMCQFVDDIDIVVELLRQRQDFEVVEERNYIEYTKESGYRSYHVIISYPIETLHGQTNILAEIQIRTLAMNFWATIEHTLRYKYDGDYPPEIRNRLERAAEAAFLLDEEMSEIREEIQEAQKYYSRQKSNKHKHD; encoded by the coding sequence ATGAATCAATGGGAAGAATTTTTGGCACCATATAAGCAAGCAATTGACGAATTAAAGATTAAATTGAAGGGGTTACGTAAGCAATATGAATCTTTAGATAAACCTTCGCCAATTGAGTTTGTTACAGGTCGTGTTAAACCTATCTCAAGTATTATAGATAAAGCAAATCAACGTAATATTCCTTTTGATCGATTAAGAGAGGAAATGTATGATATTGCAGGTTTAAGAATGATGTGTCAGTTTGTTGATGATATAGATATCGTTGTAGAACTATTAAGACAACGACAAGATTTTGAAGTTGTAGAAGAACGAAATTATATCGAATATACAAAAGAAAGTGGATATCGCTCGTATCATGTCATTATTAGTTATCCAATTGAAACGTTACATGGTCAAACAAATATTTTGGCAGAAATTCAAATTAGAACATTAGCGATGAATTTCTGGGCGACGATTGAACACACTTTAAGATATAAGTACGATGGTGATTATCCTCCTGAAATAAGAAATAGACTAGAGAGAGCAGCTGAGGCAGCATTTTTATTAGATGAAGAAATGTCTGAAATACGTGAAGAAATTCAAGAAGCACAGAAATATTATTCCAGACAGAAAAGTAATAAACATAAACACGATTAG
- a CDS encoding UPF0738 family protein, whose amino-acid sequence MRIYVNEIKINDNQIKCYTDQPTEGLEPAEHMIVDSDNHAFVYMLDSGEQYHYLLFVEETWSMIHEHFDKEVIVNDHLVLTSFKEEMEFLLDNIADNHNYGKAFVASVEEAFELNKAE is encoded by the coding sequence ATGCGTATTTATGTAAATGAAATTAAAATAAATGATAATCAAATCAAATGTTATACAGACCAACCAACTGAGGGATTAGAACCAGCAGAGCATATGATTGTAGATAGCGATAATCATGCATTTGTATATATGCTTGATAGTGGTGAACAATACCATTATTTATTATTTGTAGAGGAAACATGGTCAATGATTCATGAACACTTCGACAAAGAGGTCATCGTCAATGATCATTTAGTATTAACTTCATTTAAAGAAGAAATGGAATTTTTATTAGATAACATCGCAGATAATCACAACTATGGTAAAGCGTTTGTAGCTTCGGTAGAGGAAGCATTTGAATTAAACAAAGCGGAGTGA
- a CDS encoding CYTH domain-containing protein gives MGQELEIEFKNMLTLEDYELIKQYYFKQSEPFKQTNYYIDTNNHDIMSQKMALRIREKNHNYEMTLKVPQEVGLLEYNEIVEEVPKQGERLDKQYLPENITEILNKFNIPLNDLRQLGDLTTYRLEKDIGTGLLVLDHSIYLGIEDYELEFEVKDYAKGEIAFNKILNDMNIKRNIPNNKVVRFFNADRKRT, from the coding sequence ATGGGACAAGAACTCGAAATTGAATTCAAGAATATGCTCACGCTTGAAGATTATGAATTAATCAAACAATATTATTTTAAACAAAGTGAGCCTTTTAAACAAACAAATTACTATATAGATACAAATAATCATGATATTATGTCACAAAAAATGGCACTACGAATACGTGAAAAGAATCATAATTATGAAATGACATTAAAAGTCCCACAAGAAGTTGGTCTTCTAGAATATAACGAAATCGTTGAGGAAGTTCCTAAACAAGGTGAACGATTAGACAAACAATATCTTCCAGAAAACATTACTGAAATATTAAATAAGTTCAATATTCCATTGAATGACCTAAGACAACTTGGTGATTTAACGACTTATAGATTAGAAAAAGATATAGGCACTGGACTTTTAGTATTAGATCATAGTATTTATTTAGGTATTGAAGATTACGAATTAGAATTCGAAGTTAAAGACTATGCTAAAGGCGAAATTGCTTTTAATAAAATTTTGAATGACATGAATATAAAAAGAAATATTCCAAATAATAAAGTGGTGCGCTTTTTCAATGCAGATCGCAAAAGAACATGA
- a CDS encoding globin domain-containing protein, which produces MTPYEVIDPQDLYDMIDHFYYLVERDNRINHLFPGDFAETSRKQKQFLTQFLGGPALYTEEHGHPMLRQRHLPFRITNKERDAWLENMLEALTQSRLNKDIQEYLYERLKLTANHMVNA; this is translated from the coding sequence ATGACCCCATATGAAGTAATCGACCCCCAAGATTTGTACGACATGATTGATCACTTTTATTATCTCGTTGAACGCGATAATCGTATTAATCATCTTTTCCCTGGTGACTTTGCAGAAACGAGTCGTAAACAGAAACAGTTTTTAACTCAGTTTTTGGGTGGTCCAGCATTATATACAGAAGAACATGGTCATCCGATGTTACGACAACGTCATTTACCTTTCAGAATTACGAATAAAGAAAGAGATGCTTGGCTAGAGAATATGCTTGAAGCCCTTACCCAATCTCGATTAAATAAAGATATACAAGAATATTTATATGAAAGACTCAAGCTAACTGCAAACCACATGGTTAACGCTTAA
- a CDS encoding DsbA family protein, which yields MAEELRIIHANEQNNIDLTPVSKIEIYSFFDPFCEDCFNLSATLAKLKIEYQKYVKIRQILNPSLKVLTKCQAQSTCEFDNVALAFKAAELQGHNRASRFLNLIQNEIIPHEKIITTELIRKCAYKSGIDLSVFIKDLKEQSLTESLQTDLHIAREMDINMTPSLVFFNEDVHSEGLKVEGLYPYHIYTYIIQELIGTEVEKQLPPKLLDYIQSQSIISEQEIATIYEWPEKIVKRELKKLQLQNYIEQQDSVHGDFWKFKKSK from the coding sequence ATGGCCGAAGAATTAAGAATAATCCATGCTAATGAACAAAATAATATAGATTTAACACCTGTAAGCAAAATCGAAATTTATTCATTTTTCGATCCATTTTGCGAAGATTGTTTTAATCTATCAGCTACATTAGCAAAGTTAAAAATTGAATATCAAAAATATGTTAAAATTCGTCAGATTTTGAACCCATCTCTAAAAGTTTTGACTAAATGTCAGGCTCAAAGCACATGTGAATTTGATAATGTAGCTTTAGCATTTAAAGCAGCAGAATTACAAGGACATAATAGAGCGAGCAGATTTCTAAACTTAATTCAGAATGAAATTATACCTCATGAAAAAATCATTACAACTGAGTTAATTAGAAAATGTGCGTACAAATCTGGAATTGATTTATCTGTATTTATTAAAGACTTAAAAGAGCAGTCATTGACTGAAAGTTTACAAACAGATTTGCACATTGCGCGTGAAATGGATATCAATATGACACCATCACTTGTGTTCTTTAATGAAGATGTACATTCTGAAGGACTTAAAGTAGAAGGTTTATACCCATATCATATTTATACGTATATCATTCAAGAACTTATTGGAACTGAAGTTGAGAAACAACTCCCTCCAAAATTACTTGACTATATACAGTCGCAATCCATTATTTCTGAACAAGAAATTGCGACAATATATGAATGGCCAGAGAAAATCGTTAAACGCGAATTAAAAAAATTACAACTCCAAAATTATATAGAACAACAAGATTCTGTACACGGAGATTTTTGGAAATTCAAGAAAAGTAAATAA